The genomic DNA TGAGTTCGCACCACAGCTCGTGGGTCAGACAGGGCTCGCCTTCCTGGCAGTTGCCCTCGCCGCCACAGCGGGTGGCGTCAATGTTTTCATCAATGGCGCTCAGGATATCGACGATGGCGATGGTGCCGGGCTCGCGGCTCAAACGGTAACCCCCGCCCGGTCCGCGCGCGCTGACCACCAGCTCCCGCTTGCGCAGCCTTGAAAAAAGCTGTTCCAGATAAGATAAAGAAATACCCTGACGCTGGGAAATTTCCGCCAACGGCACCGGCTTCTCATTGGCATGCAGCGCCAGATCCAACATCGCCGTCACGGCGTAGCGTCCTTTGGTCGTCAACCTCATGATGGTGTACCCCCTTGCCCTGTTACCCTAATGCCCCACCCCTATTAAGGTAATTGTGGCTAACTTGACCCGGTGCGTCAACTTATTTCGGCGTCTTTGCGCTCATTTGTTTCCGCGGTCTCTGCCGGGGCTTCTGTTTTATTCAGCTCGCAGGGCCCCAGATCCGGCAGCGGCACATCCTCGAACCTGGCGCCGGACTTCCTGAGCGCCTCGCACACGATGTCCAGCTTCCGGTCCATGGCGTGCACATGGTCCAGCATGCAATCCAGGGCATTGGCCACAGGATCGGGCATGTCGCGGGTGGCGCCGTAGGCATCAAAACCGATTTTCCTGGCAAATGCGTGGCGCCGTTTCTGATCCTCGCTGACCGGCTCGCGGCGCTGCACCACCCGGCCGGGAATGCCCACCACCGTGGCCCCCGGCGGCACGTCTTTCACCACCACGGCATTGGAACCCACCCGCGCCC from Gammaproteobacteria bacterium includes the following:
- a CDS encoding Rrf2 family transcriptional regulator → MRLTTKGRYAVTAMLDLALHANEKPVPLAEISQRQGISLSYLEQLFSRLRKRELVVSARGPGGGYRLSREPGTIAIVDILSAIDENIDATRCGGEGNCQEGEPCLTHELWCELSKQIYNFLNGITIGDLVQRGSIKEIAARQDHVSVIQPMSVV